The Aureibacter tunicatorum DNA segment CATGCTGATGCTCGAACTACGCCAAGCTATAGTTCACGAGTCTGCAAGATTTTTCTTTGTCACCGCTACACCTGAAGAACAAGTAGCTACATTCTTGCAAGAAAGAGAATATGACTTTATATCTATAGAAAAATGCCTACAGGCTGATAAATCCTCAGGAAATTTAGCGAAGACATTTACCCGTTTACAAGAAGAAATTGTTGACAGTCCAGACAATGCCAGATGCATACACGGCTCGCTTGAAGTAGACTTTACAGTAAATACTAATATTTCAGAAGTGCTCAACGATAAGATCGAAGAAATTGCTGAGCAAAAAGAGAAACGCATCAAAGTACTGATCATTTTCAATGCACTCTATGATCTACAAAGACAGTCTGATTACTTAAGACACTCTTTACCCGATCATATCATTCATGAAGTTTCAGGTTATGAAGACCAAGGCCATCATGAGGCAGATGTCATTTTATCTACCAGTAAAGCCGAAGTAGGTGCCAACTTTGGAGTGGATTATTGCATTATGCAGGCAGGTTTTAACTGGCGTAGCTTTCTTCAGCGTTTTGGTCGTACAGCCCGTGGTGAAATGTCAGGTAAGATCATCGTTAGTTTGACCAAAAAAGAAAAGCCAATATTCAACAAGCTTAGCAAAGCCTTTGCTGATCAGAATATCTGTCCCTATTATGATTTTGCTCAAATAATTAAAAACAGCTTTGCAAGACCTGACTATTATGCTCAGAAAGTAAGCCCATTTATGGGGCAATTCCTTTTTGCTTTGTCCAATAAGATGATGAATACCCATGAATTTACTAGCAGGACTTATTTTAAAAAAGTAATAGAAGATTTGCCCATGCCTGATCTTCAGAAAGCACAGTATAAATATTTCAGCTTGATCAATTCAAAAGTCAATGAATTATCAAATGCCAGAAACCATGACTGGAATACTTGGTGGCAGGCATATTTAAATACCTATCTAAGCTTTAGAGGCAGTTCAGTTAATGTCCAAGTAAAAGATTTGGAACTTGACGCTAAATTGATAACCTACAGCAAAGAATGGGTACTTCAAAATAAAGCCATCATTGATGTCGAGAACAAAGGTGAAGAAGGCAAAGAAATCTTAGTCGTTGATGGATTGAGAGAAGAACAAGACAAAGACTTATTATTTGAAACTGATACGATACCATTTGCCAGAGCTCAGCATAACCGTTTTTTCAAGCGTAAAGA contains these protein-coding regions:
- the cas3 gene encoding type I-D CRISPR-associated helicase Cas3' encodes the protein MPNLPITIPPQYVPQVQETATFKRPNKPAFEGRMHRMQQIMRDEFEKLPLITEVIAPTGTGKSYAFAFPCLKYAGDKYNKKCGLIILPTNTLIDELHGEFSAMFPDLNIVKATGKSLDEADKKGSKQRWEALEEMASQADLMITNPDILNYAMLGGYDENIQRLMKRYTGNPRFKMSGGKTYWHFLHNFDYIIYDEFHLYDEEQLASIMLMLELRQAIVHESARFFFVTATPEEQVATFLQEREYDFISIEKCLQADKSSGNLAKTFTRLQEEIVDSPDNARCIHGSLEVDFTVNTNISEVLNDKIEEIAEQKEKRIKVLIIFNALYDLQRQSDYLRHSLPDHIIHEVSGYEDQGHHEADVILSTSKAEVGANFGVDYCIMQAGFNWRSFLQRFGRTARGEMSGKIIVSLTKKEKPIFNKLSKAFADQNICPYYDFAQIIKNSFARPDYYAQKVSPFMGQFLFALSNKMMNTHEFTSRTYFKKVIEDLPMPDLQKAQYKYFSLINSKVNELSNARNHDWNTWWQAYLNTYLSFRGSSVNVQVKDLELDAKLITYSKEWVLQNKAIIDVENKGEEGKEILVVDGLREEQDKDLLFETDTIPFARAQHNRFFKRKEKYEPEKLFKRALKEIQKNETIGPNARKEEELIDSLKGISKYFSTKRLNIIGVQGSDGESVIF